ATCGCTATCTGGTCACTGATTTTATCACACAAAGTAATGGGTCTAATTACAGGGAGGTGTATCCCAACATGACAAGCCGACTCAAGTTTGGATATGGCGAAGCGATTTCTATCGTTAAAAAAATATGGTTATGGGTTCTTGTCGGGGTTGGGGTTGGTGCCTTCATTCACAATTATGTGCCACAAGAAGCGATTCAATCGATCATCAATAAAACCGGGGCTTTTTCGGTCCCGATTGCCACGATTCTTGGTGTGCCGATGTATGGCAGTTGTGCAGCCATTGTCCCCATAGCTGTGGTTTTATTTCAGAAAGGCATACCGCTTGGCACTGCACTGGCGTTTATGATGGCCATTGCCGCGCTGAGTTTGTCCGAAGCCATCATGCTCAGGCGTGCGATGAAATTACAATTGATCACAATCTTCTTTGGTGTGACGACAGCGGCCATTATAGTTATTGGGTACCTCTTTAATTTTCTTCAGTTCTTATTGGTGTAAAAATTTTATGACGGAGGAAAATTAACTTGTAGAAATTATTTAATTTTGCATTTCCTTCGATTAGTGAACATGAGAACTAGGCAGCTTTCAGACGTTTAATGCCATCTGCTATCAAAAGACGCAT
This DNA window, taken from Deltaproteobacteria bacterium, encodes the following:
- a CDS encoding permease, with translation MLLKFADWLTYDVMRLGPDTHIGGAVNFFVYDSIKIMLLLFFLIAMIGFIRTYLPQHKIKRWMSRKGGLGNVFASLFGAVTPFCSCSSIPLFFGFLEAGVPLGITFSFLITSPLINEYLVVIMLGLFGWKITTLYVLSGLGIGILSGIILGRMKLDRYLVTDFITQSNGSNYREVYPNMTSRLKFGYGEAISIVKKIWLWVLVGVGVGAFIHNYVPQEAIQSIINKTGAFSVPIATILGVPMYGSCAAIVPIAVVLFQKGIPLGTALAFMMAIAALSLSEAIMLRRAMKLQLITIFFGVTTAAIIVIGYLFNFLQFLLV